In bacterium, the genomic window CTCGCGCACCATTGCCGACTTCACGACGAGCCCGGCGTTCTCGATGGCCAGGGCCGCCTGATTGGCGAGCGTCTGCAGCATCGTGCTCTCGGGCGGGGTGAAGGCGTGCCGCCGGCCCAGATACACTGTGACGACGCCGAGCGTCCGGTCGCGGACACGCAGGGGCACGGCCAGCGCCGATCGTGCCGGCCCGCGGCCCAGCAGTTCGGCCGGCAGGATCCGGGGGTCCGCGCCGGCGTCCTCGCTGCTGACCGGCTCGCCCGACGCGGCGGCCAGCCCGGGCAGTCCCGCGCCCACCCGCAGCGTCTGCCGCGGCCGGCCCGCCCCCGCGCCCGGCGCGTGGGCGTCGGCATCCGCGGGATGGGCGGCGGCCAGGACGAGCGCGTCGCCGTCGGTCAGCATCAACGTGCACAACGCCGCGTCGAACACGCGGGACGCCATCTCGACGAGCAGCCGGAAGATCTGCTCGAGGTACAGCGGGGAAGTGAGGGTCTCGCTGACCTCCGCGAGCGTGCGCAGCTCCATGATCTGCCGGCGCATGCTGTCGTACAGCCGCGCCTTCTCGAGCGCCCCCCCGGCGAGGTCGGCGATGATGCTGAGGAGCTCCACCTCGTCATCAGCCCAGGCGTGGACGCCGGTCGTCTGCACGTTGACGGCGCCGAGGACGCGTCCCGCCACCGTCAGCGGCACGGCGAGCAGCGAGTGAAACAACGTCTCATGGGTCTCCGGCAGATACTTGAACCGCGGATCGGCCGTCGCGTTGCTGGACGCCACCGCTTCGCCCTTGTCGGCCGCCCACCCGGTCAGCCCCTCCCCGAGCCGCAGGCGCGCGCGGCCGACCGCCTCCGGGGCCAGGCCGGTCGTGGCCTTCAGCACCAGGTAGTCACGGGAGGCGTCGAGCAGATAGATGGAGCAGCTGTCGACGCGCATCGCCTCGGCGGTCTTGCGGGTGATGAGCGTAAGCGTCGTGTCGAGGTCGAGCGCGGCGCCGATCGCGCGGCTGATCTCCCGCAGCGCCGACAGCTCCTCGACTTTGCGGGCGAGCCGCGCCTCGGCGTCCGGCGTATCCACGCGCTGCGCCGTCACCGCCCCTGCGGACTCACGTCCGGCCGGCCGGCCGGCACGAGGGCGGCGCCGGCCGCCGCGGGGGCCCCCCGCGCCGCGGCGGCCATGTCTTCCGGGCTGACCGAGCTGCGGCGGTTGATCGCCACGGCCCAGGCCATGAGCGCGAGGGTGAGCGCGACGACCGCGGCGCGCATACCCCAGCCGATCGGCAGAATGGCGACGGGGGCGATGAGGATGCTCACGAGGTTCATGACCTTGATGAGCGGGTTGAGGGCCGGGCCGGCCGTGTCTTTCAGGGGATCGCCGACCGTGTCGCCGATGACCCCCGCCTTGTGGTACTCCGTGCCCTTGCCGCCGAGGAACCCGTCCTCGATCTTCTTCTTCGCGTTGTCCCAGGCGCCGCCGGTGTTCGCCATGAACACGGCCATCAACTGGCCGGTCAGGATCGCGCCGGCGAGAAACGCGCCGAGCGGCGCCGCGCCGAGACCAATCCC contains:
- a CDS encoding GAF domain-containing protein; translation: MTAQRVDTPDAEARLARKVEELSALREISRAIGAALDLDTTLTLITRKTAEAMRVDSCSIYLLDASRDYLVLKATTGLAPEAVGRARLRLGEGLTGWAADKGEAVASSNATADPRFKYLPETHETLFHSLLAVPLTVAGRVLGAVNVQTTGVHAWADDEVELLSIIADLAGGALEKARLYDSMRRQIMELRTLAEVSETLTSPLYLEQIFRLLVEMASRVFDAALCTLMLTDGDALVLAAAHPADADAHAPGAGAGRPRQTLRVGAGLPGLAAASGEPVSSEDAGADPRILPAELLGRGPARSALAVPLRVRDRTLGVVTVYLGRRHAFTPPESTMLQTLANQAALAIENAGLVVKSAMVREMHHRVKNNLQMIAMLLRLQMRDGREVSGREVLTETINRILSIAAVHEILAAEGLGTVSVREMLDRVVHTVTQTMAPPGFNLDARVSGDDVHLPTQQATSLALVVNELLQNAMEHAFPGRAKGQVVIVLMPGPDALRVEVRDDGVGLPDGFAPERSSDLGLEIVRTLVQDDLKGRIVFTNAGGARVVITLPQPAVA